The following coding sequences lie in one Syngnathoides biaculeatus isolate LvHL_M chromosome 16, ASM1980259v1, whole genome shotgun sequence genomic window:
- the elof1 gene encoding transcription elongation factor 1 homolog has translation MGRRKSKRKPPPKKKMTGNLDTQFTCPFCNHEKSCDVKMERTRNTGIISCSVCLEEFQTPITYLSEPVDVYSDWIDACEAANQ, from the exons ATGGGACGCAGAAAATCCAAGAGAAAGCCCCCGcctaagaaaaaaatgactggcAACTTGGACACCCAGTTCACGTGTCCATTTTGTAACCACGAGAAGTCCTGCGACGTGAAAAT GGAGCGAACGCGAAACACGGGAATTATATCATGCAGCGTTTGCTTGGAGGAGTTCCAGACTCCAATAAcct atcTGTCAGAACCGGTGGATGTTTACAGTGACTGGATAGATGCATGTGAAGCCGCCAATCAATGA
- the LOC133514226 gene encoding erythropoietin receptor-like isoform X1 — MTCDHLRRFLAISIIASIMSMASTFAGTRHFQKKVSVLLEKEPESPKCFAESRKDFTCFWEEDEERAGSVDQYSFTYAYENDNSRECPLTTQNMPGGKRLYICHLTQISMFVRMDIEIHREGRLIHNRSLQVEFFFLLDPPANVTVDTTGQEGQLNVSWIPPLKYMDDSFMYEVSYAMVDSHTAHVDVVRASSRMILRSLQPATQYKPEDNHSTNHNINIHSRGRPGMNPRLVTSQSRGQATVYAHITILESLVNLTCMIWECERKPENPREHEECMQTTVQAKRLKMKQSTRQTSQSIGRSAASLHSTKCLSYFNVIRDF; from the exons ATGACCTGTGATCACCTGAGACGATTCTTGGCAATTTCCATCATAGCGTCCATCATGAGCATGGCCTCCACCTTCGCAGGCACCCGACATTTCCAGAAAAAAG TTTCGGTTCTGCTGGAAAAGGAGCCAGAAAGCCCCAAATGCTTTGCAGAGAGCAGGAAGGACTTCACCTGCTTCtgggaggaagatgaggagagGGCTGGGTCTGTGGATCAGTATTCCTTCACATACGCCTACGA AAATGACAACAGCAGGGAATGTCCACTGACAACCCAAAACATGCCAGGGGGAAAGAGGCTGTACATCTGCCACCTGactcaaatatccatgtttgtCCGAATGGACATTGAAATTCACCGAGAGGGGAGGCTGATCCACAATCGCAGCCTACAAGTGGAATTTTTCT TTCTGCTGGATCCTCCCGCTAACGTGACTGTGGATACCACTGGTCAAGAGGGCCAGCTGAATGTCAGCTGGATACCTCCTCTCAAATACATGGACGACAGCTTCATGTATGAGGTCTCTTATGCAATGGTCGACAGTCATACAGCACAT GTAGATGTGGTACGAgccagctccaggatgatcttAAGGAGCCTACAGCCAGCCACTCAGTACAAG cCAGAAGACAACCATTCAACAAATCACAACATTAACATTCACTCAAG GGGAAGACCTGGGATGAACCCtcgactggtcaccagccagtctcGGGGTCAGGCGACTGTTTACGCTCACATCACAATTTTAGAGTCGCTAGTTAACCTAACTTGCATGATTTGGGAATGTGAAAGGAAGCCTGAGAACCCACGCGAGCATGAAGAGTGCATGCAAACTACAGTACAGGCAAAAAGGCTGAAGATGAAACAGAGTACAAGACAGACTTCACAGTCAATAGGCCGCAGTGCCGCCTCACTGCACAGTACAAAATGTCTTAGCTATTTCAATGTCATTCGAGATTTTTGA
- the rab3db gene encoding RAB3D, member RAS oncogene family, b has protein sequence MKMASNDSRLQQLPSQKDAADQNFDYMFKLLIIGNSSVGKTSFLFRYADDSFTSAFVSTVGIDFKVKTVFRNDKRIKLQIWDTAGQERYRTITTAYYRGAMGFLLMYDITNQESFNAVQDWATQIKTYSWDNAQVILIGNKCDLEDDRLIPTEDGQRLAEDLGFQFFEASAKDNINVKQVFERLVDVICDKMNESMDGDISLVSNHRNLKDSSSESQGNCAC, from the exons ATGAAG ATGGCGTCAAATGATTCGCGGCTCCAACAGCTGCCATCCCAGAAGGACGCAGCTGACCAGAACTTTGACTACATGTTCAAACTTCTGATCATCGGCAACAGCAGTGTGGGGAAAACCTCTTTCCTTTTCCGCTACGCAGACGACTCCTTCACCTCGGCCTTCGTCAGCACCGTCGGCATTGACTTCAAAGTCAAGACAGTCTTCCGCAATGACAAAAGGATCAAACTGCAGATCTGG GACACAGCAGGACAGGAGCGCTATAGAACCATAACCACAGCCTACTACAGAGGCGCCATGGGCTTCCTGCTCATGTATGACATCACCAACCAGGAGTCCTTCAACGCAGTTCAGGATTG GGCTACGCAGATTAAAACATACTCGTGGGACAATGCTCAGGTGATCCTAATCGGTAACAAGTGCGACCTAGAGGACGACAGGCTCATACCCACAGAAGATGGCCAGCGCCTGGCAGAAGACCTCG GTTTCCAGTTCTTTGAGGCCAGTGCAAAGGACAACATCAATGTAAAGCAGGTGTTTGAGCGTCTAGTGGATGTCATCTGTGACAAGATGAACGAGAGCATGGATGGAGACATAAGCTTAGTGTCGAACCACAGGAACCTGAAAGACTCGTCTTCCGAGAGCCAAGGGAACTGTGCTTGCTAA
- the tmem205 gene encoding transmembrane protein 205 — MATEGDPLNLVKVLHLLVLSFTWGMQVWVSFIAGFALVMQVTRHTFGLVQSKLFPVYFYCLLGSHFISLAIYAVYHPRELLDTHETVQMALYFVALMMAGLNAQWFGPTATEIMFLMREVEKEHGLGNQIGLGAEKEGFAKLKEQDPKYKAYKRKFGCYHGLSNLCNLIGVICTATNLTYAALNLSTI, encoded by the exons atggcaacagagGGGGATCCTTTAAACTTGGTCAAAGTTTTACACCTCCTGGTACTCTCCTTCACCTGGGGGATGCAGGTTTGGGTCTCCTTCATTGCAG GTTTTGCTTTGGTGATGCAGGTGACGAGGCACACCTTCGGATTGGTGCAGAGTAAACTCTTTCCGGTTTATTTCTACTGTCTGTTGGGAAGCCATTTTATCAGTTTGGCTATTTATGCCGTGTATCACCCGAGAGAGCTGCTGGACACACATGAAACAGTGCAG ATGGCGCTGTATTTTGTGGCGCTGATGATGGCAGGTCTAAATGCTCAGTGGTTTGGTCCGACAGCTACTGAGATCATGTTCCTGATGAGGGAGGTGGAGAAGGAGCACGGTCTTGGTAACCAGATTGGACTGGGTGCTGAAAAGGAAGGTTTTGCCAAGCTCAAAGAGCAAGACCCCAAATATAAAGCCTACAAGAGAAAGTTTGGGTGCTACCACGGGTTGTCTAACCTCTGTAACTTGATAGGAGTTATCTGCACCGCAACTAATTTGACCTACGCTGCCCTAAATCTCTCTACAATTTAG
- the LOC133514226 gene encoding erythropoietin receptor-like isoform X2: protein MTCDHLRRFLAISIIASIMSMASTFAGTRHFQKKVSVLLEKEPESPKCFAESRKDFTCFWEEDEERAGSVDQYSFTYAYENDNSRECPLTTQNMPGGKRLYICHLTQISMFVRMDIEIHREGRLIHNRSLQVEFFFLLDPPANVTVDTTGQEGQLNVSWIPPLKYMDDSFMYEVSYAMVDSHTAHVDVVRASSRMILRSLQPATQYKPEDNHSTNHNINIHSSGTLPQRQLILFLNKTLPCNSMTKYLLCDFDSNLR, encoded by the exons ATGACCTGTGATCACCTGAGACGATTCTTGGCAATTTCCATCATAGCGTCCATCATGAGCATGGCCTCCACCTTCGCAGGCACCCGACATTTCCAGAAAAAAG TTTCGGTTCTGCTGGAAAAGGAGCCAGAAAGCCCCAAATGCTTTGCAGAGAGCAGGAAGGACTTCACCTGCTTCtgggaggaagatgaggagagGGCTGGGTCTGTGGATCAGTATTCCTTCACATACGCCTACGA AAATGACAACAGCAGGGAATGTCCACTGACAACCCAAAACATGCCAGGGGGAAAGAGGCTGTACATCTGCCACCTGactcaaatatccatgtttgtCCGAATGGACATTGAAATTCACCGAGAGGGGAGGCTGATCCACAATCGCAGCCTACAAGTGGAATTTTTCT TTCTGCTGGATCCTCCCGCTAACGTGACTGTGGATACCACTGGTCAAGAGGGCCAGCTGAATGTCAGCTGGATACCTCCTCTCAAATACATGGACGACAGCTTCATGTATGAGGTCTCTTATGCAATGGTCGACAGTCATACAGCACAT GTAGATGTGGTACGAgccagctccaggatgatcttAAGGAGCCTACAGCCAGCCACTCAGTACAAG cCAGAAGACAACCATTCAACAAATCACAACATTAACATTCACTCAAG TGGGACATTGCCCCAAAGACAATTAATCTTGTTTCTGAACAAGACATTACCTTGTAATTCCATGACTAAGTATCTATTGTGTGATTTTGACTCAAATTTGAGGTAA
- the LOC133514226 gene encoding erythropoietin receptor-like isoform X4, whose protein sequence is MTCDHLRRFLAISIIASIMSMASTFAGTRHFQKKVSVLLEKEPESPKCFAESRKDFTCFWEEDEERAGSVDQYSFTYAYENDNSRECPLTTQNMPGGKRLYICHLTQISMFVRMDIEIHREGRLIHNRSLQVEFFFLLDPPANVTVDTTGQEGQLNVSWIPPLKYMDDSFMYEVSYAMVDSHTAHVDVVRASSRMILRSLQPATQYKVKCF, encoded by the exons ATGACCTGTGATCACCTGAGACGATTCTTGGCAATTTCCATCATAGCGTCCATCATGAGCATGGCCTCCACCTTCGCAGGCACCCGACATTTCCAGAAAAAAG TTTCGGTTCTGCTGGAAAAGGAGCCAGAAAGCCCCAAATGCTTTGCAGAGAGCAGGAAGGACTTCACCTGCTTCtgggaggaagatgaggagagGGCTGGGTCTGTGGATCAGTATTCCTTCACATACGCCTACGA AAATGACAACAGCAGGGAATGTCCACTGACAACCCAAAACATGCCAGGGGGAAAGAGGCTGTACATCTGCCACCTGactcaaatatccatgtttgtCCGAATGGACATTGAAATTCACCGAGAGGGGAGGCTGATCCACAATCGCAGCCTACAAGTGGAATTTTTCT TTCTGCTGGATCCTCCCGCTAACGTGACTGTGGATACCACTGGTCAAGAGGGCCAGCTGAATGTCAGCTGGATACCTCCTCTCAAATACATGGACGACAGCTTCATGTATGAGGTCTCTTATGCAATGGTCGACAGTCATACAGCACAT GTAGATGTGGTACGAgccagctccaggatgatcttAAGGAGCCTACAGCCAGCCACTCAGTACAAG GTAAAGTGTTTTTAA
- the LOC133514226 gene encoding thrombopoietin receptor-like isoform X3 — MTCDHLRRFLAISIIASIMSMASTFAGTRHFQKKVSVLLEKEPESPKCFAESRKDFTCFWEEDEERAGSVDQYSFTYAYENDNSRECPLTTQNMPGGKRLYICHLTQISMFVRMDIEIHREGRLIHNRSLQVEFFFLLDPPANVTVDTTGQEGQLNVSWIPPLKYMDDSFMYEVSYAMVDSHTAHVDVVRASSRMILRSLQPATQYKVRVRVKLDGISYNGFWSVWSDPVFMETPPASLHLLTE, encoded by the exons ATGACCTGTGATCACCTGAGACGATTCTTGGCAATTTCCATCATAGCGTCCATCATGAGCATGGCCTCCACCTTCGCAGGCACCCGACATTTCCAGAAAAAAG TTTCGGTTCTGCTGGAAAAGGAGCCAGAAAGCCCCAAATGCTTTGCAGAGAGCAGGAAGGACTTCACCTGCTTCtgggaggaagatgaggagagGGCTGGGTCTGTGGATCAGTATTCCTTCACATACGCCTACGA AAATGACAACAGCAGGGAATGTCCACTGACAACCCAAAACATGCCAGGGGGAAAGAGGCTGTACATCTGCCACCTGactcaaatatccatgtttgtCCGAATGGACATTGAAATTCACCGAGAGGGGAGGCTGATCCACAATCGCAGCCTACAAGTGGAATTTTTCT TTCTGCTGGATCCTCCCGCTAACGTGACTGTGGATACCACTGGTCAAGAGGGCCAGCTGAATGTCAGCTGGATACCTCCTCTCAAATACATGGACGACAGCTTCATGTATGAGGTCTCTTATGCAATGGTCGACAGTCATACAGCACAT GTAGATGTGGTACGAgccagctccaggatgatcttAAGGAGCCTACAGCCAGCCACTCAGTACAAGGTGCGGGTTCGGGTAAAACTGGATGGAATCAGCTATAATGGCTTCTGGAGTGTGTGGAGTGACCCTGTATTCATGGAGACGCCGCCTGCAAGTCTGCATTTATTAACAGAATGA